From Nicotiana tabacum cultivar K326 chromosome 22, ASM71507v2, whole genome shotgun sequence, one genomic window encodes:
- the LOC107769406 gene encoding putative mitochondrial protein AtMg00860: protein MDQQKIQAITDWPPPKDIHALRAFLGLCNFYRRFMKNYSLIAVPLTELLKKVTPWEWGPKLAKVFMSSSPILALPDLAKPFEVQTDASDYALGGVLLQEGIL from the coding sequence atggaccagcagaagattcaggcaaTCACAGATTGGCCGCCGCCTAAGGATATCCATGCCTTGAGGGCGTTCCTTGGTCTATGCAATTTCTATCGGCGATTTATGAAAaactactccctcattgcagtaccATTGACAGAACTCCTCAAGAAGGTCACGCCTTGGGAATGGGGACCCAAGCTAGCAAAGGTCTTTATGTCTAGTAGCCCCATCTTGGCCCTTCCTGatctggccaagccattcgaagtacaAACAGATGCATCTGACTATGCCCTCGGTGGAGTCTTGCTACAAGAAGGCATCCTGTAG